One stretch of Chroococcidiopsis sp. CCMEE 29 DNA includes these proteins:
- a CDS encoding transposase — protein MSQPYYDTDLTDEEWEQIKPLLPPEKPQGKHREVDVQEVLNAIFYRADNGIKWRALPSDFPAWQTVYGYFRLGVRLGIWEQINGVLVRRVRTAEGRDADPSLAIIDTQSVKLGQKGGRNKALMGTKGSKDASAIL, from the coding sequence ATGAGCCAGCCATACTACGACACAGACCTCACCGATGAGGAATGGGAGCAGATTAAACCTCTGCTGCCCCCAGAAAAGCCCCAGGGCAAGCATCGAGAAGTGGATGTGCAGGAGGTACTTAATGCCATTTTCTACCGAGCGGACAATGGGATCAAATGGCGTGCCTTACCGAGCGATTTTCCGGCTTGGCAAACTGTGTATGGGTACTTCCGGTTAGGGGTGCGTCTAGGGATTTGGGAGCAAATCAACGGAGTACTCGTGCGCCGAGTACGAACTGCTGAGGGACGGGATGCAGACCCTAGCCTGGCAATTATAGACACTCAGTCCGTTAAACTCGGACAAAAAGGGGGGAGGAACAAGGCTTTGATGGGAACAAAAGGGTCAAAGGACGCAAGCGCCATATTGTGA
- a CDS encoding transposase — translation MTDVLGLVLGCYVPSANTADVKAAPAVLLWVLEMFKQIVKVLADQGYRGDLGALIEQFFAQQQRQVQLELSQRPSDAKGFQVEHKRWIVERTWTWLENARILTRDYERLPENHEGMVYVVMIRLMLRRLTKNCRTWQPKTA, via the coding sequence GTGACCGATGTTTTAGGGTTAGTGCTGGGTTGTTATGTCCCCTCTGCCAACACGGCGGATGTCAAAGCAGCCCCTGCGGTCTTGCTATGGGTATTAGAAATGTTCAAGCAAATTGTCAAAGTGTTGGCTGACCAAGGATATCGAGGGGATTTAGGAGCATTGATTGAGCAGTTTTTTGCTCAGCAACAGCGGCAAGTCCAGTTGGAGTTGAGCCAACGTCCTAGCGATGCAAAAGGCTTTCAAGTGGAACACAAGCGGTGGATTGTTGAACGCACATGGACATGGTTGGAAAATGCTCGTATTCTTACTCGTGACTATGAACGGTTACCGGAGAACCACGAGGGGATGGTTTATGTTGTCATGATCCGGCTCATGCTTCGGCGACTAACAAAGAACTGCCGAACCTGGCAACCTAAAACTGCTTAA
- a CDS encoding type IV toxin-antitoxin system AbiEi family antitoxin domain-containing protein gives MSQSKTEQVLSLVRQSGVVRSQDLRERGIHQEYLRRLENQGKIVRTGRGIYTLPDVDLTEHQSLVEACARVPNGIVCLLCALRFHELTTQAPFEVWLAISGSSRPPKDDILPLRIVYMSGLALSAGVEEHRIVGQPVRVYNIAKTVADCFKYRNKIGLDVALEALRECWQERRCTMDELWHYAKICRVANVMRPYMESLT, from the coding sequence ATGAGCCAGTCTAAAACCGAGCAAGTGCTCTCTCTTGTGCGACAGTCGGGTGTCGTCCGGTCACAAGACCTAAGAGAACGCGGAATTCATCAGGAGTACCTACGTCGTCTCGAAAACCAGGGGAAAATCGTGCGGACGGGACGTGGCATCTATACCCTTCCTGATGTGGATTTGACAGAACATCAAAGCCTGGTTGAGGCGTGTGCGCGTGTGCCGAATGGAATCGTTTGTCTGCTCTGCGCACTCCGCTTCCATGAATTGACCACCCAAGCCCCTTTTGAAGTCTGGCTCGCTATCTCCGGCTCTTCACGCCCGCCGAAAGATGACATTCTTCCCCTGCGGATTGTCTACATGTCCGGATTGGCTCTGAGTGCTGGTGTGGAAGAACATCGGATCGTTGGACAGCCCGTGCGGGTGTACAACATCGCTAAGACGGTAGCCGACTGCTTCAAATACCGCAACAAAATTGGTCTAGATGTGGCACTGGAAGCTCTACGTGAATGCTGGCAAGAGCGTCGCTGCACGATGGATGAACTCTGGCACTACGCCAAAATCTGTCGGGTCGCCAACGTTATGCGCCCCTATATGGAGTCGCTGACATGA
- a CDS encoding nucleotidyl transferase AbiEii/AbiGii toxin family protein — MNQQSQVAARVRQRLKNLATKLGEDFQSLLTRYALERLLYRLSQSQSRDTFILKGALLFSIWSLEPHRATRDIDLLGYGDNTLSHLEQVWRHICQIPVDSDGLEFKEDTWK; from the coding sequence ATGAACCAACAAAGCCAGGTCGCTGCTAGAGTCCGCCAGCGGCTCAAAAACTTAGCCACAAAGCTTGGGGAAGACTTTCAATCCCTCCTGACGCGCTATGCACTAGAACGCCTCCTGTACCGACTGAGCCAATCCCAGTCCCGCGACACATTCATCCTCAAAGGAGCATTGCTGTTCTCTATTTGGAGTTTGGAGCCGCACCGGGCAACACGAGACATAGATTTACTCGGATACGGAGACAATACATTGTCTCATCTGGAGCAAGTATGGAGGCATATCTGTCAGATACCAGTTGACTCGGACGGCTTGGAGTTCAAGGAGGATACTTGGAAGTGA
- a CDS encoding transposase, giving the protein MDCRPQFLHVGISLWSAWARGRFGDSPAWGLLPWQAVNPLAFVGHSETGAVFEQSIQLLFNDTLKLKLRRIVVQLKQPSRDGDVEIALLWNLPIAQADALQIAALYQKRWRIERLFQVLEQCFRGEINTLAYPRAALFGFVMALICYNLLAVAQAAMRSVHGADKIEAGISPYYLADEVRRVYQGMMIAIPPLQWQPFAQLDTDSTVQFLQHLAAQMELSKFRSHPRGEKRKLPKPKRQKDKPHVSTARLLSQSKSKKGKKAP; this is encoded by the coding sequence GTGGATTGCCGACCGCAATTTCTGCACGTTGGGATTTCTCTTTGGTCTGCATGGGCGAGGGGCCGCTTTGGTGATTCGCCAGCATGGGGTTTGTTGCCCTGGCAAGCCGTCAATCCGCTGGCTTTTGTCGGTCATAGCGAGACTGGAGCGGTGTTTGAGCAATCGATTCAATTGCTCTTCAACGACACGTTAAAGTTAAAGCTGCGCCGAATTGTGGTGCAACTCAAGCAGCCGAGCCGAGATGGAGATGTCGAAATTGCCCTGCTCTGGAATCTCCCCATCGCGCAAGCCGATGCGTTGCAAATTGCCGCACTCTATCAAAAACGATGGCGGATTGAACGACTCTTTCAAGTACTCGAACAATGTTTCCGAGGTGAAATCAACACCCTGGCTTATCCTAGAGCCGCCTTGTTTGGCTTTGTCATGGCGCTGATTTGCTACAACCTGCTGGCGGTCGCTCAAGCTGCGATGCGCAGTGTGCATGGAGCCGACAAAATTGAAGCGGGAATTTCCCCCTATTATTTAGCCGATGAAGTGCGCCGCGTTTATCAGGGCATGATGATTGCCATTCCTCCACTGCAATGGCAACCGTTCGCTCAGCTTGACACAGACTCCACGGTTCAATTCCTCCAGCACTTAGCCGCACAGATGGAATTGTCCAAATTCCGCTCTCACCCCAGAGGCGAAAAACGGAAACTCCCCAAACCCAAACGGCAAAAAGACAAACCTCATGTCTCCACCGCTCGATTGCTGAGTCAATCGAAATCTAAAAAAGGTAAAAAAGCACCTTGA
- a CDS encoding Hsp70 family protein: MSRAVGIDLGTTNSEVAIVENGQARVLPGEDGDPILPSCVGFSETGKLLVGREALRQYGAAPERTVKSIKRRMGTDHKTKLGDREYLPQEISAMILRALKQRAEIALGEPVTQAVITVPAYFTDAQRQATKTAGEIAGFEVLQIINEPTAAALAYDLRSEDAERVLVYDLGGGTFDVSVVEIAGEVTEVLASHGNNHLGGDDFDRRLQLHLKKLFREQHGVEVPDDPVTNARLLRAAEQAKINLSAHSFTTVREAFLGSKGKTALHLEAEIARTDFEQLIRPLLDETLAAIDRALSDANLQPKDLNRIILVGGSTRIPLIQHMIEERLEQPPTDGIQPDLCVALGASLQAGVLVGEAVDAILVDVIPHSLGISAAINTPVGIMPGFFSVIIPRNSVIPVSRSEVYSTLLDNQEAVEIEVFQGENPVAEENVPLGCFRVENLPPKPAGSIQMEVHFDFDLNSILTVTATEKGKGQHERLVVNNIGVHRLSSHEIQQARAELETLFEIDETIEMHATDTSAVALNPELAALVERAQVALKTLDNERAEELQDLLDQIDSAASKNSEAALEELQAELEDFLYYTSTDADS, from the coding sequence ATGAGCAGAGCAGTTGGCATCGACCTGGGAACGACTAACTCCGAGGTGGCGATAGTTGAAAATGGACAAGCGCGAGTGTTACCTGGAGAAGATGGCGACCCGATCTTGCCTTCCTGTGTGGGTTTTAGTGAAACGGGTAAACTATTAGTCGGGCGGGAAGCCCTGCGCCAGTATGGAGCTGCTCCCGAGCGGACGGTTAAATCCATTAAGCGCCGGATGGGCACGGACCACAAGACGAAGTTAGGGGACCGTGAATATTTGCCTCAGGAAATCTCTGCCATGATCCTGCGTGCGCTCAAGCAACGAGCAGAGATTGCCCTTGGTGAACCTGTAACTCAGGCAGTGATCACCGTTCCTGCCTACTTTACCGATGCCCAAAGACAAGCGACCAAAACCGCTGGAGAAATTGCCGGATTTGAGGTGTTGCAAATTATCAACGAACCAACGGCAGCCGCATTAGCCTATGACCTGCGCTCTGAGGACGCGGAGCGCGTGCTGGTTTACGACCTGGGCGGTGGCACCTTTGATGTTTCGGTGGTGGAGATCGCAGGGGAAGTCACTGAAGTGCTGGCAAGTCATGGTAACAATCATTTAGGCGGAGATGACTTTGATCGCCGCCTGCAACTCCATCTGAAGAAGCTGTTCCGCGAGCAGCATGGGGTAGAAGTGCCGGACGACCCCGTCACAAATGCCCGTCTGCTACGAGCTGCAGAACAAGCGAAGATTAACCTGAGCGCTCACAGCTTCACCACCGTGCGGGAAGCCTTTTTGGGCAGCAAGGGCAAAACGGCATTGCATTTGGAAGCCGAGATCGCCCGTACCGACTTTGAGCAGCTGATCCGGCCGCTGCTGGACGAAACCTTGGCAGCGATCGACCGTGCCTTAAGCGATGCTAATCTGCAGCCCAAAGACCTGAACCGCATTATTTTGGTGGGTGGTTCCACTCGTATTCCCCTAATCCAGCACATGATTGAAGAACGCCTGGAACAGCCTCCCACTGATGGCATTCAGCCGGATCTGTGTGTGGCATTGGGGGCATCGCTCCAGGCAGGAGTGCTGGTGGGCGAAGCCGTGGATGCTATCCTGGTCGATGTCATTCCTCATTCGCTGGGAATTTCTGCAGCAATTAACACTCCAGTGGGAATCATGCCCGGATTCTTTAGTGTCATCATCCCCCGCAATAGTGTTATCCCTGTTTCCCGTTCCGAAGTTTACTCCACATTATTAGATAACCAGGAAGCGGTCGAAATCGAGGTATTTCAAGGTGAGAATCCCGTTGCTGAAGAAAATGTTCCCCTCGGTTGCTTCCGAGTGGAAAACCTGCCTCCCAAACCAGCTGGCAGTATACAGATGGAAGTTCACTTTGATTTTGACCTGAACAGCATCCTCACGGTCACGGCAACTGAGAAGGGGAAGGGGCAACACGAAAGGCTGGTGGTAAACAATATTGGAGTGCATCGCCTCTCCAGTCACGAAATTCAGCAGGCACGGGCAGAACTGGAAACGTTGTTTGAAATTGACGAAACCATTGAAATGCATGCTACCGATACATCTGCTGTAGCCCTCAATCCTGAATTAGCAGCCCTGGTAGAACGGGCTCAGGTAGCCTTAAAGACGCTGGATAACGAGCGCGCCGAAGAATTACAGGACTTGCTAGACCAAATCGATTCCGCTGCTAGCAAGAACTCCGAAGCCGCTCTAGAAGAACTCCAAGCAGAACTGGAGGACTTTCTCTACTACACCAGCACTGACGCAGATTCTTAG
- the grpE gene encoding nucleotide exchange factor GrpE yields the protein MLDRQALFDKLLDYLQSTPTPPEYLGEEPESAQTFAPYQMVSEWIALRQEIKQQGKLLQAAQERLQRELEVARAQNEQLQQRLEVSQKQASVLYATELAAQEKRFEKEQKGLLQGLLGVLDALEHACAHWQASLEVLPSMPTTPHPPKTFREKLTRWLLSLSQKLSHLDPPATSPTPAALTEILSGDRQGVELIQRTLLDILKQQQVVPFAVQGHPFDPQRMYALGRQESDEPENTVIQEVVRGYLWRERVLREAQVIVSTGSRSREL from the coding sequence ATGCTCGACCGCCAAGCACTTTTTGACAAACTTTTAGACTACCTGCAATCAACGCCGACTCCACCAGAGTATTTGGGTGAGGAGCCTGAATCTGCCCAAACATTCGCTCCCTATCAGATGGTGAGTGAGTGGATTGCACTGCGGCAGGAGATAAAACAGCAGGGTAAGCTACTCCAGGCGGCTCAAGAGCGATTACAGCGGGAACTGGAGGTGGCGCGAGCGCAGAACGAGCAACTGCAACAACGCTTGGAGGTCAGCCAGAAACAGGCATCAGTGCTGTACGCAACTGAGTTAGCAGCGCAGGAGAAACGGTTTGAGAAAGAGCAGAAAGGCTTATTGCAAGGTCTGCTGGGCGTGCTGGATGCCCTCGAGCATGCTTGTGCTCATTGGCAAGCATCATTAGAAGTACTACCTTCGATGCCCACCACACCGCATCCACCCAAGACCTTCCGAGAAAAGCTGACACGATGGCTCCTTAGCCTGAGCCAGAAATTATCCCACCTCGATCCTCCTGCAACTTCGCCTACCCCTGCCGCTCTCACGGAAATTCTGAGCGGTGATCGGCAGGGGGTGGAATTAATCCAGCGCACTCTGCTGGACATCTTGAAACAACAGCAGGTAGTTCCGTTTGCCGTACAGGGACATCCCTTCGATCCACAACGAATGTACGCGCTCGGTCGGCAGGAGAGCGACGAGCCAGAAAATACCGTGATTCAGGAAGTCGTGCGGGGCTATCTATGGCGCGAGCGGGTGTTGCGAGAAGCGCAGGTAATTGTATCGACTGGAAGCCGCAGTAGGGAGTTATGA
- a CDS encoding tetratricopeptide repeat protein has translation MTKRRLNQKELQGAASKGRVPAQNSFQVQLQGLLRQQKYRQALEEIKKARRANLEVEFTPLEAEIWSLRGQQEFQRRDFKQAETSFRQALELGLSGEAHYWIARCLLLQNRLDAAVDFIQNAFEQGSLAKDYAISYLKLLLLKGDTATVEQLLSKQAKQFNAAQIHWARGVLALKAEQADVALAAFQKIKRPLTPGDVPDAWVAYTQQALGNWEAASNILGLQVSQIGKFSLGAPKFLKQPSLQRLAVFQQVKTGEPPLSPSDLERADPASGEAMTALAILQLLERDDYHNAAHALLNLGHRPTRLPELTTLRPTLLMLAGQQALTQGEPQCAEVFWKPLLAEQAFNPQLAVNLLKALELNESDRERQRLSTQLLKWVEQDAKQQPQNWSDERLKLTLAHLHCRIADAWMSMNRYRTALGSLQQAERICPNSPEVIGRKGLVAATEEKYEEAVKLLTQALEEGCRYEEVYGTLLSCWDELDNPQAKQEARRRYGKHFGDLNPEAEVRFAPWLDALYTQSYLFFSRLVQAEEKPNPPLRACQIFVETVQSSPNSGGRVSLNQAQAKQQWDALLEELSGEQQLPTLQAIALSIQLFAKREKGIAALINHYALRLFNLGERYPQAREAHLVILAVKETNSKKLECPIRSYLDTVPQPGNTLAQIQLQVHRFGWSRALIPLIEEALKREPQNPLLLLARATTYPITMPQYEELKQQGFEIARRLQDAKALQAFREEQAFLTLRQAQAIMPEPKAFGNFDEDDTVGMLESMLRQILGQKIPPAELERMLPELKRQMLENMPDLAEDEDDDEFDFNAPFSFGKPKKRKRGFGRL, from the coding sequence TTGACTAAGCGTAGGCTTAACCAGAAAGAACTGCAAGGTGCAGCCAGCAAAGGGAGAGTGCCTGCTCAAAACTCCTTTCAAGTTCAACTCCAAGGGTTGCTAAGGCAGCAAAAATACCGTCAAGCATTAGAAGAAATCAAAAAAGCCCGTCGTGCAAATCTGGAGGTAGAATTTACACCTTTAGAAGCTGAAATTTGGTCGCTTCGAGGGCAGCAAGAATTCCAAAGGAGAGATTTCAAGCAAGCCGAAACGTCCTTCCGACAGGCATTAGAACTGGGGCTGAGTGGAGAGGCGCATTACTGGATTGCTCGTTGTTTATTGTTACAGAACCGTTTGGATGCCGCCGTGGATTTCATTCAGAATGCCTTTGAGCAAGGAAGTTTAGCTAAAGATTATGCAATTTCTTACTTGAAGCTGCTGTTGCTCAAGGGAGATACGGCAACAGTTGAGCAACTGCTTAGCAAGCAGGCAAAACAGTTTAACGCGGCTCAAATCCACTGGGCGCGGGGAGTTTTAGCCCTGAAAGCGGAGCAAGCTGATGTTGCCCTAGCAGCGTTTCAGAAAATTAAGCGTCCGCTGACACCAGGAGATGTTCCCGATGCTTGGGTTGCTTATACTCAGCAAGCTTTAGGGAATTGGGAGGCGGCAAGTAATATCCTGGGATTGCAAGTCTCTCAGATTGGGAAATTTTCTCTCGGTGCACCAAAGTTCTTGAAGCAGCCGAGCTTGCAGCGATTAGCAGTCTTCCAGCAGGTAAAGACGGGGGAACCACCCCTGAGTCCGTCCGATCTGGAGCGCGCAGATCCAGCATCTGGGGAAGCCATGACAGCGCTAGCAATCCTGCAACTGCTTGAACGTGACGATTACCATAATGCCGCTCATGCGCTCCTCAACCTGGGACATCGCCCAACTCGCTTGCCTGAACTGACGACCCTCCGCCCCACGCTATTGATGCTGGCAGGGCAACAGGCATTGACGCAAGGGGAGCCGCAATGTGCGGAGGTCTTCTGGAAACCACTCTTGGCAGAGCAGGCATTTAATCCTCAACTAGCAGTTAACCTGCTCAAAGCGTTGGAACTGAACGAATCAGACCGGGAGCGGCAACGCTTGAGCACCCAGTTATTGAAGTGGGTGGAGCAAGATGCGAAGCAACAGCCGCAAAATTGGTCTGACGAGCGCCTGAAATTAACCCTGGCGCACCTGCACTGTCGGATAGCAGATGCTTGGATGTCGATGAATCGCTATCGCACGGCGTTGGGTTCTCTGCAACAGGCAGAGCGCATCTGTCCCAATTCTCCAGAAGTAATTGGGCGTAAAGGTCTGGTGGCAGCTACAGAGGAGAAATACGAGGAGGCAGTCAAACTGCTTACCCAGGCGTTGGAAGAGGGCTGTCGGTATGAGGAGGTTTATGGTACCCTGCTGAGTTGTTGGGACGAACTTGATAACCCGCAGGCGAAACAGGAAGCGCGTCGTCGCTATGGCAAGCACTTTGGGGATCTTAACCCAGAAGCAGAAGTGAGATTTGCACCCTGGCTCGATGCCCTTTACACTCAAAGCTATCTTTTCTTCAGTCGCTTGGTCCAGGCAGAGGAGAAGCCTAATCCACCGCTCCGTGCCTGCCAGATTTTTGTGGAGACTGTGCAGAGCTCACCAAACTCGGGCGGACGAGTTTCACTTAACCAGGCACAGGCAAAGCAGCAGTGGGATGCGTTACTGGAGGAATTATCTGGGGAGCAGCAGCTCCCGACCTTGCAGGCTATCGCTCTCTCCATTCAACTCTTTGCTAAGCGGGAAAAGGGCATTGCGGCGCTAATTAACCACTATGCTTTGAGACTTTTCAATCTCGGTGAGCGATATCCCCAAGCTAGGGAAGCTCATCTGGTTATTCTAGCAGTCAAAGAAACGAATTCCAAAAAACTGGAGTGTCCTATCCGCTCTTACCTAGATACAGTACCCCAACCGGGCAATACCCTGGCGCAGATCCAACTCCAGGTACACCGCTTTGGCTGGTCAAGAGCCTTGATTCCCTTGATTGAAGAAGCGCTCAAGCGAGAGCCACAAAATCCTTTACTCTTGCTAGCAAGAGCCACTACCTATCCCATCACGATGCCTCAATATGAGGAATTGAAGCAACAGGGATTCGAGATTGCTCGTCGGCTTCAGGATGCCAAAGCCTTGCAAGCCTTCCGTGAAGAGCAGGCGTTTCTCACCTTGCGACAAGCTCAAGCAATCATGCCGGAACCAAAAGCCTTTGGTAACTTTGATGAGGACGATACGGTAGGTATGTTGGAATCTATGCTCCGTCAAATTCTTGGACAGAAGATTCCGCCGGCTGAACTGGAGCGAATGCTGCCTGAGTTGAAACGGCAAATGCTCGAGAATATGCCTGACTTGGCTGAAGACGAGGATGACGATGAGTTCGACTTTAATGCTCCCTTCAGTTTCGGGAAACCCAAAAAGCGCAAACGCGGCTTCGGAAGATTGTAA
- a CDS encoding transporter: MEFLYGFAPNTHFNIGIDPVVGGRADSEDTDFDPGDLSVGIFHNFNREYDNTPAFAVRADTYFPTGDDSEGVDFRLRGIASKTVGQYDRLHLTLDLNVNTDTDEDERSVVPGLILGYSRPLGYPRRFNRTGLAELGVRLGDEEGTDAVMTAGIGLRQQVGYQSVLDIGLQGELATGEDDQRDQVRLVVGYSTAF, translated from the coding sequence GTGGAGTTTCTCTACGGCTTTGCACCCAACACGCACTTCAATATCGGCATCGACCCGGTTGTTGGGGGTCGAGCCGACTCGGAGGACACCGACTTCGATCCTGGCGACCTATCTGTAGGGATATTCCACAACTTCAACCGCGAGTACGATAACACACCTGCTTTCGCCGTCCGGGCTGATACTTACTTCCCAACTGGCGACGATTCAGAGGGTGTGGACTTTCGCTTGCGCGGTATTGCCAGCAAGACGGTTGGACAATACGACCGCCTGCACCTGACCCTCGACCTGAACGTGAACACAGACACCGACGAAGACGAGCGCTCCGTCGTGCCTGGTTTAATTTTAGGCTACTCTAGACCACTAGGATACCCGCGCCGCTTCAACCGAACTGGTTTGGCAGAGCTAGGGGTGCGCCTGGGTGATGAAGAAGGAACAGATGCTGTCATGACGGCTGGGATTGGGTTGCGCCAGCAAGTAGGCTACCAGAGCGTACTCGATATTGGACTGCAAGGCGAACTTGCTACTGGTGAAGATGACCAACGCGACCAAGTGCGTTTAGTTGTCGGTTACTCAACAGCTTTTTAA